The Pan paniscus chromosome 1, NHGRI_mPanPan1-v2.0_pri, whole genome shotgun sequence genome has a segment encoding these proteins:
- the CD1D gene encoding antigen-presenting glycoprotein CD1d isoform X2 yields MGCLLFLLLWALLQAWGSAEVPQRLFPLRCLQISSFANSSWTRTDGLAWLGELQTHSWSNDSDTVRSLKPWSQGTFSDQQWETLQHIFRVYRSSFTRDVKEFAKMLRLSYPLELQVSAGCEVHPGNASNNFFHVAFQGKDILSFQGTSWEPTQEAPLWVNLAIQVLNQDKWTRETVQWLLNGTCPQFVSGLLESGKSELEKQVKPKAWLSRGPSPGPGRLLLVCHVSGFYPKPVWVKWMRGEQEQQDTQPGDILPNADETWYLRATLDVAAGEAAGLSCRVKHSSLEGQDIILYWGGSYTSVGLIVLAVLACLLFLLIVGFTSRFKRQTSYQGVL; encoded by the exons ATGGGGTGCCTGCTGTTTCTGCTGCTCTGGGCGCTCCTCCAGGCTTGGGGAAGCGCTGAAG TCCCGCAAAGGCTTTTCCCCCTCCGCTGCCTCCAGATCTCGTCCTTCGCCAATAGCAGCTGGACGCGCACCGACGGCTTGGCGTGGCTGGGGGAGCTGCAGACGCATAGCTGGAGCAACGACTCGGACACCGTCCGCTCTCTGAAGCCTTGGTCCCAGGGCACGTTCAGCGACCAGCAGTGGGAGACGCTGCAGCATATATTTCGGGTTTATCGAAGCAGCTTCACCAGGGACGTGAAGGAATTCGCCAAAATGCTACGCTTATCCT ATCCCTTGGAGCTCCAGGTGTCCGCTGGCTGTGAGGTGCACCCTGGGAACGCCTCAAATAACTTCTTCCATGTAGCATTTCAAGGAAAAGATATCCTGAGTTTCCAAGGAACTTCTTGGGAGCCAACCCAAGAGGCCCCACTTTGGGTAAACTTGGCCATTCAAGTGCTCAACCAGGACAAGTGGACGAGGGAAACAGTGCAGTGGCTCCTTAATGGCACCTGCCCCCAATTTGTCAGTGGCCTCCTTGAGTCAGGGAAGTCGGAACTGGAGAAGCAAG TGAAGCCCAAGGCCTGGCTGTCCCGTGGCCCCAGTCCTGGCCCTGGCCGTCTGCTGCTGGTGTGCCATGTCTCAGGATTCTACCCAAAGCCTGTATGGGTGAAGTGGATGCGGGGTGAGCAGGAGCAGCAGGACACTCAGCCAGGGGACATCCTGCCCAATGCTGACGAGACATGGTATCTCCGAGCAACCCTGGATGTGGCGGCTGGGGAGGCGGCTGGCCTGTCCTGTCGGGTGAAGCACAGCAGTCTAGAGGGCCAGGACATCATCCTCTACTGGG GTGGGAGCTACACCTCCGTGGGCTTGATTGTCTTGGCAGTCTTGGCATGCTTGCTGTTCCTCCTCATTGTGGGCTTTACCTCCCGGTTTAAGAGGCAAAC ttcctATCAGGGCGTCCTGTGA
- the CD1D gene encoding antigen-presenting glycoprotein CD1d isoform X1, with product MGCLLFLLLWALLQAWGSAEVPQRLFPLRCLQISSFANSSWTRTDGLAWLGELQTHSWSNDSDTVRSLKPWSQGTFSDQQWETLQHIFRVYRSSFTRDVKEFAKMLRLSYPLELQVSAGCEVHPGNASNNFFHVAFQGKDILSFQGTSWEPTQEAPLWVNLAIQVLNQDKWTRETVQWLLNGTCPQFVSGLLESGKSELEKQVKPKAWLSRGPSPGPGRLLLVCHVSGFYPKPVWVKWMRGEQEQQDTQPGDILPNADETWYLRATLDVAAGEAAGLSCRVKHSSLEGQDIILYWAGGSYTSVGLIVLAVLACLLFLLIVGFTSRFKRQTSYQGVL from the exons ATGGGGTGCCTGCTGTTTCTGCTGCTCTGGGCGCTCCTCCAGGCTTGGGGAAGCGCTGAAG TCCCGCAAAGGCTTTTCCCCCTCCGCTGCCTCCAGATCTCGTCCTTCGCCAATAGCAGCTGGACGCGCACCGACGGCTTGGCGTGGCTGGGGGAGCTGCAGACGCATAGCTGGAGCAACGACTCGGACACCGTCCGCTCTCTGAAGCCTTGGTCCCAGGGCACGTTCAGCGACCAGCAGTGGGAGACGCTGCAGCATATATTTCGGGTTTATCGAAGCAGCTTCACCAGGGACGTGAAGGAATTCGCCAAAATGCTACGCTTATCCT ATCCCTTGGAGCTCCAGGTGTCCGCTGGCTGTGAGGTGCACCCTGGGAACGCCTCAAATAACTTCTTCCATGTAGCATTTCAAGGAAAAGATATCCTGAGTTTCCAAGGAACTTCTTGGGAGCCAACCCAAGAGGCCCCACTTTGGGTAAACTTGGCCATTCAAGTGCTCAACCAGGACAAGTGGACGAGGGAAACAGTGCAGTGGCTCCTTAATGGCACCTGCCCCCAATTTGTCAGTGGCCTCCTTGAGTCAGGGAAGTCGGAACTGGAGAAGCAAG TGAAGCCCAAGGCCTGGCTGTCCCGTGGCCCCAGTCCTGGCCCTGGCCGTCTGCTGCTGGTGTGCCATGTCTCAGGATTCTACCCAAAGCCTGTATGGGTGAAGTGGATGCGGGGTGAGCAGGAGCAGCAGGACACTCAGCCAGGGGACATCCTGCCCAATGCTGACGAGACATGGTATCTCCGAGCAACCCTGGATGTGGCGGCTGGGGAGGCGGCTGGCCTGTCCTGTCGGGTGAAGCACAGCAGTCTAGAGGGCCAGGACATCATCCTCTACTGGG CAGGTGGGAGCTACACCTCCGTGGGCTTGATTGTCTTGGCAGTCTTGGCATGCTTGCTGTTCCTCCTCATTGTGGGCTTTACCTCCCGGTTTAAGAGGCAAAC ttcctATCAGGGCGTCCTGTGA